Part of the Ctenopharyngodon idella isolate HZGC_01 chromosome 24, HZGC01, whole genome shotgun sequence genome, GTACAATGTTTGTAGTCAATGTTTTAGTACAAATTGAGCAGCAATGCTGACCTGTGGCGTGttagatatttatttttaaaaccctGATTAACAAAAGTGGAGTCGCTGCAAACCTTTGTTCTTTAGTACTTTTTATCagtaacattctttaaaaaaaaaaaaaaatcttttgaaactcAGGGATATAAAAATATTAGCTTTAACtcaacattttacaatatatacatTCATTTTTGCAAAGTTAAATTATTCTCTCCATTAGTCTCTAAAAGCggctttataaatattatattcttCTGGTTCTTTCAAAGACTATAATCACTTATCACCTAATATGCATTATTGCAGCAAGTAAGCATGGTTTAAATACTGTGTTGGCCAACAACATCACTTTATGGCAAGACCACTGCAATATGTCCTGGACAGAGAAACCTGTGTCCAAAATGtattctaattcaaaataacagcTTAAAGCAAGTTCCATAATGGCATTCGATAAAAGACGTATTAAGATGCAGATCAACTGTTTCAAACGTTCTTGCCAATTCTATGAAATTATACAGTTTTTGCCCTTTCGTCCTCTCTTCTGTTTGGACTTTGTCCTTGTGCCGATGGGAAGTTCATCAGCATAATATTGGTACCGAGGTTGTCTTGGTTGTGGAATAGGCTGGCCCAGGAAAAATCCTTCCTCCTCTGATTCAGATGATGAAGAGGAGCAGGTAGAGCACCAGTCGTCTTCGTCCCCATAAAGACGTAAAAACCTCTCTGCCGCCTGGTTGTGTAAACCGTAGTCAGAGTCAGCGTGGGCATAAGGAGGCTGTCTGTAGTCAGCATTGGGACCCGGCCCGTGCTGGCGACGGTCCTCCTTAAAGCACATACGGGCCTTTTCTTTGGGCACCAAGTGAAGAGCATTGTCCGAACGAGACTTACGACTCCTCCTTCGCCTATGGTGATGCCGGTGGCGTTGCTGGTCTTGCTCGTCAAAGTGGTACGCTCGTCTACGAGTACGTTCGCTCATGGGAGGCTGCCGCACCTCCAGGTCATTATATCGTCCGTTATCTATAACATCATCTGAAAACTTTACCTGCTGAGGTTTGGACTGGGACTTGGACCTTCTTAAGACAGGTAAGCGAGGTGGTTTGGGCCTCTCCTCTGGAAGGGGAACCACCTGCTCCTGTTCCTCCTCTTCAATAACCTCCACACGCTCAAGCTCGGATGTGAGGCTTTTCAGGGAGTTTGTGCTCCTGTGCAGCATTGATGAATTCAGAGTACCCATGTTGCTGGTTTTCTCACAGTGTTCAAGCCCAGAGAACTTTTGTAATGAGTAGAGCAACTGTTTCTCTTTTATATCCCCATCTACTGAAGCACCTGAAAGGACCACAGAAGTTCAGATTATACAAAATTACATTCAATACTCTAGAAATAGAATTTTAAATTACACTGTGTGCCTGATTTTCTAGAATAACATCCCAGACATCAATCCTTCAGACTTACCTGTGATGTTGGAAAGCGCCAAGGATTCCATTGAGTCTCTGATGTTCTGCTCTGCTTGCTTAAGTTCATCTGTGATACACTCCAATGAGTCATTATACCACTGTTTATCTTCAAGCTTAAAGCTGGCTCCATGCTCCAAATCAAGCTCCTGGAGCTTTCTACTGCTTGCAGGTCCAGGGTGACTACCATATGCAGAGTCACCTAGTCCATCCTGGGACTGTGCCCAGTACATGTCTGCCTTGTACTTTTTACTGGCCAGACTGCCATTCCCACCACTGCCTGGCATCCTTGGCTCAGTCTTGTTTTTGACATCAGAGTCAGTCGTCCAGAGGTCAGTTGGCCTAGTGTCCTCCGGCTGCTGGAACATTCCATGTTCACCAAACTTGAGGAGGAGCTGGGTCATGTAGTCCTCATGCTCGGCCCATTCCTCGTGGTCCTCGGGAGCTTCCTGCTCCTCCCTGTTCCTCCAGAAGTGGTTGTCTGCAAAGCTTAGCTGTGACAGCTTGTTGGACAAGGTGTCATCAGCGTTCCCTGAGAGTCCGGGGAACTTGTAATTGGCTGCAGGTGAGAAGAGAAGAGACTGTCGACATTGGTCCGCGGAGCGGCTGCTTTTTCCCATCTTCACACTGCGCCGTGATTCCCGAGATCTTGCGGACTGAAAGGCTGAATCAGAAGAATCAGAGGCTTGGACGTCCTCCCCTAGACTGCAGGCCTTGGAACAGTAGATCCTGCCTTGTCTGGGTAGAAAGGGACAACCGAGCAAGGAGCTCTTGCACTGAGCACAGCTAAAACAAGCATCTGTGGCGTGCCAGTGAAGGCCATCATACGTCATTTGGGCATGGTCCACCCCTAgagaaaaataaacagttaaagTTAAAGGTCAGCTTCTTACGGGCAAAAGCGAAACGTGGTTTGTGGTAAATGAAGTTGAGACATCAGAGAGACACATTTGGGCTTACCGATGTGTTCGCTGCAGGCCTCACAGTATTCCGCGTACAGAGACTCGAAACAACCGCAGCAGTAGGGCCGACCATCCTTCATGATGTACCGTTGACCACCCAGGATGGTCTCGCATTCAAAGCAGGAAAAGTGCTTCATATGCCAGTGACGACCCTCTGCCTCTGTGCACTCGTCCGCAAAAATTATCTGTGAGGAAAATTACACCAATGAATGAATAATAGCATCCATGATATAACAGGCCTTGTTTCATGCACAGAACAATATGTCTGGATTTTGAAAAACTAAACTTACCTCATCACAGGAGGAACAGCGTGGCTTTAGCAATTCAGCGTGATGCCGTCCACAATGGACCTTTCCCATCCTGGTAGAAGTAAATGAGATCAACCAGGAGCTCATTGCAGGTGGAACATGTGAAGCACGATGGATGCCAACACTGACTAGGTCCTGCTCGTGAAGCAAACACCACCATCTCCCCTCCACTGACGTTCTCTCCACACTGAAGAGGCAAGATGTTTAAATGAAACAATCAGCTTCAAACAGTCACTTCCTTCAGCACAGTACTCTTGGATTAAACACCTACGTGTTCACACATGGCATGAAGCATCGTCCTTGGCAGCAGTCTTAGAGTTCCTCGCCCAAGggcctctttctttctctgcacACTAAACATGTGAAGCTCCTTCTTCTCTTCTTCACTGAGAGACTGGCAGTATCGCACCTGAGGGAGAGATTTAAAACATGTTTGCTGTTAAACTATTAAGAAAGAAGACCTTGTAGACCGCATGCAGGTTCTTTTGAGCAAAGGGAGTGCTCCTTTAATGTGCTTACACACTAGAGAAAGCACTGAGGGAGAGTTTGACAAATACAAAGGAATACAATGTGTTTTGAGTGTGTGGAAAGACAACTGGGAATACAGTGAATTTGGTTTCCAAAAGCACATCTGGATCCAACAAAAGTCTACAACAGTGTGCACTGCTGCAAAAGGTAAAATTCTCTCAACTTTGCATGATGGTTCATCAGTTTGGCAATCCTTCTATGCTCATCCCAATTAAATTCCAAGCCTTCTCTGATGCAGTGCAAACACTTGTGTGTAGGCACCTTTATGGATGGCCAGGAAGTTTTGCTTAAACCATCCTCTTTGAGTATGGAGTACTTTTGTTTTAACAATACCTTAATACAAGAAAATGGAACACCTCTTGATTTAATGAGCAAAATTAAGAGTCACACACTCTGCATTTTTTAAGTCGAGATGCCACAGATAACAATGAAAGAGTATGTTATGTGACCCAAAGCAATGTCTCAGATCGAATCTCCCCAAGCAGCATCACACCATCTTCAGCTCAAAAGTCTCATTGTACAAGCACCCACAGAGATATGAAGTGACAAAGCATCTTTCTGTGATGACAGAGAATGTGGTGAAGCTCTAAACCCATGAAGCTAAAAACACCCACACCACGTTGCAGTTAAAAAGCTATTTGAGGGGGTTTTGAAATGTGATGCGTGGGCATTTTGGACTGCAGCGATGCTGGGGAAACAATAGGGGCTTTCATGGCTGCTGATGAAGGCCCCACTTTCCTTTGTTTCTGTAAACTCACCTCATTGTCATGAGGAGGTAGCTGGTACAGGAGCTGCTTGATGCGGTATTTTTCCCCGGGGCTGTTCACATAAGGGACTTTGTCCTCAGGTAGGCAAGAGAAGTACAGCTGGACCTAGAGGTGAGACGGAGACAGATCGGGTCAGTCATTCCATGTAGAGTATGCAAAAAAGCAGTTACACTGTATTGTTTTGTTGCCCTGCCCTCAATGAAATCCATCTCTCTCAGCTGAGCACTTGTGATCAGATCTCCAGAGACAAATGTTAATACCATGTGTaccaggttgtttttttttttggcctgtCATTTCTGTGCATCTGTCAACATTACCATTTCCATTAAATTACCTTTTCTAAAACTTGAGCCACCAGTTTTGGGCTGAGTAAAGGTTTTTACTGTACTCTATTGTGCTTCTATTACACTGTGACCTATGCCTTGTGAGTGGGAACTCTTTATGAGTGCTGGTCGTAACAGCCCCCAGATAAATAGCTGAACTATGCTTGTCTTTTCCTGCATAAAGAGAGTCCTGCTGCTGTCGAGTCAGTCTACTGGAATGGCATTTAGACGTGATGATCAGCAGCACCATAAATCACCCTCATTTCAAGCTGATATTACCTCTGGTACTGAGCCTTAGGCACTTGAACAACACTATTCCTGAGTGTTTGTGTTCTTCCCCACAATGATCACCTATAATCTG contains:
- the prickle1a gene encoding LOW QUALITY PROTEIN: prickle-like protein 1a (The sequence of the model RefSeq protein was modified relative to this genomic sequence to represent the inferred CDS: deleted 1 base in 1 codon) encodes the protein MNLENSGSFHGAARQLDMEPKVNKLTFGFQRSSTSDDDSGCALEEYAWVPPGLRPEQVQLYFSCLPEDKVPYVNSPGEKYRIKQLLYQLPPHDNEVRYCQSLSEEEKKELHMFSVQRKKEALGRGTLRLLPRTMLHAMCEHCGENVSGGEMVVFASRAGPSQCWHPSCFTCSTCNELLVDLIYFYQDGKVHCGRHHAELLKPRCSSCDEIIFADECTEAEGRHWHMKHFSCFECETILGGQRYIMKDGRPYCCGCFESLYAEYCEACSEHIGVDHAQMTYDGLHWHATDACFSCAQCKSSLLGCPFLPRQGRIYCSKACSLGEDVQASDSSDSAFQSARSRESRRSVKMGKSSRSADQCRQSLLFSPAANYKFPGLSGNADDTLSNKLSQLSFADNHFWRNREEQEAPEDHEEWAEHEDYMTQLLLKFGEHGMFQQPEDTRPTDLWTTDSDVKNKTEPRMPGSGGNGSLASKKYKADMYWAQSQDGLGDSAYGSHPGPASSRKLQELDLEHGASFKLEDKQWYNDSLECITDELKQAEQNIRDSMESLALSNITGASVDGDIKEKQLLYSLQKFSGLEHCEKTSNMGTLNSSMLHRSTNSLKSLTSELERVEVIEEEEQEQVVPLPEERPKPPRLPVLRRSKSQSKPQQVKFSDDVIDNGRYNDLEVRQPPMSERTRRRAYHFDEQDQQRHRHHHRRRRSRKSRSDNALHLVPKEKARMCFKEDRRQHGPGPNADYRQPPYAHADSDYGLHNQAAERFLRLYGDEDDWCSTCSSSSSESEEEGFFLGQPIPQPRQPRYQYYADELPIGTRTKSKQKRGRKGKNCIIS